The Magnolia sinica isolate HGM2019 chromosome 9, MsV1, whole genome shotgun sequence sequence GATGAGGGATCTAATTGAAAATACAAGATGCTTTTCCGTCTCGCATTTCGTCCGACCTGAAGCATTTCAGGAATTGACACGAGGTGGAAAAGGCGGAAAAATGAAATTCAGCATGATACGATTCTTGAAACCCTCACCACACAATCATAATGTGGAGTGAATAAACCTCTGTTTCAACAAATTATCTACTCCACTTACATgtttgagcatccaaatgcaccctaaaggAGTTCTAATTGTCAGACAATACAGAAGACTTACTGAACAATCCAAAATAGTCTGCAGCTCCAAGAGGTCTGTCACAGAGTTCCTCAAATGGAAAGTACGCACATCCATTAGCACCCATTGGAACCTGAAAAGAGAGTTCAAAAACATGAAACTTCCTCAGCATATATTCCATAGCAGAACCAAAATGGCTGCTTTTCTTATTTGTACATTTGTACGTATAACCTGCCAATTACTGATTGAAAAAAACAAACCTGCAATTTGCGGCCCATGACAACTTCCACCACTTGTGGACTGGCTACATGTTGTCCAATTAACTGCTGAAACTTTTTCTTCAGAAGTCCAGAGTACTCCAGTCCAACAAAATAGAAACCTTGCTCAGCCTGCAATGCAATTTATAAAACAGAAATATAGCTAGCATGTCACAGCTGTGACAATGATCAAActaaaatgtataaaaaaaaggtTCATCTGTCCATGGCATAATTTCAAATTGAAAAGATCAAAGGACAGATGTCTAATTGACCTATAAGGGAGAGAATGGAAACTTTACCGACGTCATTTTCCGATAGTCAGTGGAAGAACCAATTTCATGAACTAAACATCTCTCCTGCATTGAAAAGTTTACCAGATGTGAGACAAACAAATCGTTTTCTTTTAGTGTTCAAATTGAGGGGTAAAAGTGAAACAATACCATTTAAAATACCTTCAATGTGGCAATAAAGGGTAAGAAAAGGTCCCTCTGCAAGCCACCTTCATAAAGGCTATCTGGAGCACGATTTGAAGTAGCAACAAGAATCTACGCACACACCCCGTCCAAAATTGCCCACACATGAGAATGTTTTCAGTTAATGGCATCGTCATGTAATTTTATAGTGTTGGGAGAAGCATAAAAAAGAAATTGTGGAGAATCCCCAATAGGTAAACTACTTACAACGCCTTTGCTGAATAGATGCCCAAAGAGACGATTCAATATCAATGCATCAGCAACATCAGTCACCTACAAGTTCGAGATAATTCACATAAAAtcataataaaaacaaaacacaGATAAGCTATAAAATATGCTCAGCAGAAGATTATGGACCTACCATGAGATTTCTTACGTACCATAAATTCATCTAGACATAATAAAATGGACTCATCTGATATCTCTCCTGCAACAACCTCAAGTGGATCTGAGACACCTTTATGCCTCTGTAGTTTACAGCAACCAAGGGAATCACATCTTAAATATCTAGCTACAGTCATTCGCAGATAAGATATGCAAACAACACAACAGAGTTCACAGAGATTGATTTATTCATTGCATTAAGGGTATGTTTGAGAGTATCCAGAAAACCCGTTTACTGCAAAACTAATGCTCAGTTCTTTTTTAGTACTTAGAAATGAACAAGGTATCGTTTCATTTGCAGAAAAGTGGAAAATCAATAACATGTCATTCAAAACGGAGTCACCCCACTGACATTCAACCAAAGTAGATTTGGGGCTTGTAAAGAATTATGTTCCAACTAGATTCCCATATTACTATTAGATGAAGAAATTGCAGAAAAAATCTTACTTGAAGGCGACTATGGACACCCAACATGAAGTCGTGAAAATGGATTCGCTTTTTCCTCCAGTTAGATGGCCTGTGTAAAGAGAATGGAAGTATTAGAAGTCACTAAATCCATTGAGGGGTGGACAAACATATAGTTTTATGGCTCAGATTTCAATTACCTTGCAACTTACCCATAACAAACAACCCATTTGGGATATTAAATCAAGATCTAAAACTACCATGAAATATTCACTGAGGAGAATTAGGTCTCTTGTCTACTCTACAAATCAGAATAGGAATAAATTTTCTCATTGATGTTGACATTCTTCAAGTTCAtgctggtaaaatcatcaacatatatgtaaGAACTAGAACCTTATGACCAAAGGTCCTCTTCAAGATCCTAGGGGAAGCCTTACAACTGGTTTACTCCATACATCACCATTTCAAATTTAGAAATGCAAGTAAAACATACGGTTTTAAAGAATAACCTATATCCCAAAGAGATGGATTGTAGTGGAAATGGTGTTATTTTCAAGATGCAAATAACTTTCCAAATAAAAACACGACTTTCTTGAGAATTCTATAAGCTACATATGGTGGTGTGATATCCACTGCATTCTTAAGCATCTATGTCATAAGCAATCGTTGCTTACATGAGACTCCTACTATGTTCAAGGACTTGAAGAATCACCAATGAAAGGATCTAAAAGTACAAAAAACGAACTGTTACTCACAACTGGTCATAAAACAAGTCCATCATCATCGTTTTTCCAGTGCCCACTCCTCCATACAGGTAAAGTCCTTTGACAGGTGAATATGAAGCCTGCGGTAAGAAACGGGACCATAACCACCTACTCCTGGAAGATGATGATGCACCAAAAAGGTGGCTTTGTTAGACAaaacatggaattcaaagaaaaccacatgcAAATTCACTTGCTTCGAGAAACCCATTAGCCTTGACGAATATAATGCGCTCTAGCATGCCAAACAATGTCTAGGTAAAAGAGAACATGGCAATGAATGGGTTACCTCCCAGCTTTCTCAGAAGCCGCATACCGATCCAATCGACAGGTATCAGCTGATTCCACAAGTTCATCGTAGAGTCTTTGAAGTGCTCTAAGGATGTCAACCTGAGCCCACCATTTTTAAGAATGAGATCCAAGCATATTAAACATTTTGTGCCAATTTGtgttggatgaattgaaaatgttTTCAGTTATGACCAATCCAGACAATATGGCTCCACAATGACATGTCAGTTGTCTTTTCACAGAGGACCATTGCGGGGTCATCCACACGGtgaaaaggaaatgaagaaatggAGATATTGTTACAACTTGTAGGGAATGGAAATATACAACAATTTATTTGGGTGATTCAGTTTCTATATCCAACAGAATGCATTCTCACCAAATCATGGTTCAGGTAAGATTGGGACATTTCTGTttttatctcaaccacaatttgGGGTGAAAAAAACCTGAAAAATCAACCCACTTAATGCACATTCTGTTTTCTGATCATGTGGCCCAAATACCAAGTGCACTAAAAGCTTGGGAAGCCCTGACAGCCACAATTTGGGAGTATACAACAGCTCTACCTTAAATAATATGTGCAAAGACTGGCTTGTACCTGGAAGCTGTCACCATCGGCAAGTTCCCCAGCTGCAATTCTTCGCTCATACTCTGCGAGGGGACCTCCTCCCCCAACATCTGTAACTGAACCTGACACTGGAGTCAACACCAATAACAAATCATgcaaagataaaagataaatactGATTCTACAGAAGGTAAAACCGAATTGATCCCATCTAACAGGGCTCATGATTCAGACAAGCCACCATGGCAAACACgcgagatccaagccactcattagCTGAACCCCACTTGAATTACGAACCCTGGAAAATCAGGTCAGGCCGCTCATCAGGTGTGCTACATGAGTACAAAAGACGTGTGCAGCTTAAAAAAGAAAAGACCACAACCCAAATTCAACGTACATGCACTGCTCACTGGATGAGTAcaccagtctgatttttggtcCAGTGCATCCATACATTGAGGCCCGCCCATCGATGATTGGCTTAGGTCTCGCACAGATGTGCTGTGTCAACACATGCGTGCACATGGGTCCTGTTGGCATTTCTGTTCTGAATTTCACTAAAATTGAATAGCAAAAAAGGCTGTGATCAGAAGAAAAACCTTCACTGGTTTCTTTTGCAGCAGGGGTGTATAGCGCCCTAGATATCATCACATGATGCAAGTATCTATCCAATTCATTACTGCAAGATGGCAAAAATGAGGAAACCCCAACTGGATTATCCAAAATTCTTTGCCTTCTTCTACCAAAGCCATTCAAAAAAGCCTCTCCTTTCCGAAGCCGGGAAGCTGACCGAACATGACGGACAGCTCGAACTATTGATCTCATCTTCTTCAATTCAGTATCCAATTGCAAGTAGCATACAAACCAGTAGCAGCAGTTTCGGCAAAATGGAATTTTCAGGACAGCTATGGTCAATAAATTATCACCTCGTATTGACGAAACGTCACTGAACAAGAAGCAACGAAAAAAAATTAGGattccaaaaaaaattaaaaaaatcatatcatcAAATTGAAATCCTTCTGATAAAATCAAACTAAATTACAAATGGAAAAAAGGACCTTCTGATAAAATCGAAATAAAACATCccacagtaaaaaataaaataaaaaagaaaaaagaaaaaaagaaaaaaaatcataaatcacCAAAATATAATTCCAAGTACTACAATAAGAAATAAATACCAAAACTTTCTCCATTGCTcttatcaaaatcaaaatcatacCAACAAATCAATATAGAAAAGtcaaataaaatatttcaaaaattacAACTAATAACGGTCAAAATCGAACAAttctaacaaaaaataaaaaaataaaaaaataaaaaaaatctaacaaAGTCAAAACCAACATAAaacatgtaaaataaaataaaatacaatattaatcaaaatcaaataaaaacctCCAAAACTCGACATCAAAACCCACCCTCCATTGCATCAAATTCCTTTTCGATCTTCATTAAAATACAATTaaaaattctttttaaaaaaagggaaatTCAAAGACTTCAGAACATACCTGAATCCAGAGACTTCAACACGATCTCTGCCGCGTGAAAATCGAATCTTTTACAGCTCAATTCCAGAATACGTATAAAAGATCGATTtctgaaataaaataaagaaaattgaaGGATTTTGAATTCTCACTCTTTATTGTTTGGGGAAGAATCGAGAAAAAACCCTAGTTTTAAGGAGAAATCCCTGGAAAGatggagaatagagagagagagagagagaatatgggATTGGGTTTGCTGCTGATGCAGCTGCAGGCATTCTCAAAAACGTTTTCGTTTTTTACCTTTTCTATTCTACGGCTCCGAGAAAGAGGAGGAGAGAATAAACGATCAGATACATACGGTTGTATCATAAGTTATGGTACACTCATTTTCTTGTAGGACAAATTGTCATCTATTTGTGTAATCTTGACCGTTCAAAACATAAGGCCCACTATTATTATCATATGGTAGGAAAATAAGGATGATTTACCTACCAATCAGTACACAGAATCAAAATCAGCAGAAAACCTATGGTATAGGTTAGTTTtcctttgtggcccatccaactAGTGGATCAGATTAATTTTTACACTATATAGTTATCTTGATGTGGATCACTTTTTTTTTAACGGTTTTGATATTCTGCATACGTGAGACTTTGAAATAATGGTTGTTTGGTAAGTTACGATACGCCGATTGCACTCGCTTGAGTGCTTTAAAGGTGCACGCACGTCACATGCGTACAGACTCACGCGGGGTATAAGATCGGATGGATGATCCAGAGATTCTCCACCGTACATGATCCATGAATTGAAAATAAAGGGAAAgacgatcatcaggtgggccatatttgcATGGAATTAGAACTGGTGATGAATTTATTggactgttcatttattttgtatagATGTGTCCGATCTGATAACAATGTAGCTTTGTTTTTATAGTTATAGAATCTATATCGCATTGATATgctgatgaacggttctgatgtCGTGCACGTGTTTATTGTACCACGTGTGGGCGAGTGGATTTCCGCGTGCCGTAGGCAAGTGGTACAAGTTATTTTGCTGACCGCTCACTTTCTTACGTGTGACCCACGTGATGAACGGAGGATTCTGAGTGAAATCCATTTGTGATATTGCGCCACGTATGCTGCAGAGCCGCTCGTCGTCTCACGCGCGCGAGTACATATTATTCATCGAATGACATGTGCACAGACGAGGTGTCGGAGATGCTACAAGTTTGCGCAACCGTCCATTAATACGGGAGGAAAAATCTAGTGGTCTGAGAGAGTACAAATATCTATATACATgcaaataatttatttaaatttcaaatataaTAAAGTCAATCCAAGCCGTTAAATATGTATACTACCAAATTTAGTATATACTGATATTCATTTGATGATTTTACGTAAAAATAGTGGATATTTATATGTTCAATTGGATGGTCGactgattttattttaaaataattattaacGGATACCAGTATGTAAGATTGAGATCATCCATCACGCGCATCTGCcgtataaaatgggacccactatttGAACGGTTTCGATTAACTTACGCGTATGGGTAGCCCTGCAACAACCCACCATATCCAGTGAATCTTGATTCCGATTCCCGAGTGCGCTTTTGATTTAAAAAAGACGATTGAAAGCAGAATTATTGGCGAGTTATTCGATACTCTGGTTCCGTGCGGCGCTTGACATGCAGGCACTCAGGAGTGTTACATGTGTCATATATTAACTAAAAATGGACCGACTAAATTGTGTAAAAAATGTTTCgcaattacatttttttttaaaaaaaatcatatttcttaGATAATTCGGACGCGGACTGCGGactaccccgcccgtccctagctccgaacgggcagatctgtcggcgggcccaccgtgatgtatctgtacatccaagccatcaatcccTTTTCTCGTAATATTCTAAGGCATAAAcactaaaatgaggcagatccaacgctcaagtggatcacaccaaataataagcataGTTGCGTTAAAatacacaaagcattaaatgtcggttgcattaaatgccagagtcatctgtggtgtggtgcatttggccgttggatctgccttatttttattttgatgctTAAAGTAATACGAGAAAAGAAATAGATGGCTTAGATGtaaagatacatcacggtgggcccgcccacagaactgccgtTGGGAGATAGGGCGTCGCGGGGtggtaggcaatccgcgtctgaTTAGTAGATACTGTTTGCTTAAATAATACCAATGGACATTTTCATTTAGGACCGTTCATTAAATGTCCATTAATCTGATAGTCAGGTAATTAAATAATATAAACTTTTTTTATGTGATACACTGAAATTGTTTtataaaatttggatggtttaatggGAACTATTTTATTCCACATTTGCAATTTAGAAGTACATTGAATTACACCCAgttccatagctcaactggcagactgagtggagttacctcgtttcaacactggagTTCTTGAAGTTCACAGCTTTATTAGACcgccaaaggaagctgcagtgataatggcacttaccgttgaaacctttccaagcgccaccttgatgtttttttaccatccaccctattcataaggtcatgtaagcATCGATGAagtgagaaaacaaatatcatcttgatctaagacTTCTTCAGCtgtcaagaagtttttaatggtggacgttttaaGACATATAcctgacttctttttttttttgtctcatatcttaacatgatcttataaaaacgatgaacggcatggatcaaacacttacatcacagtgggacccacagagccgtCCGGGCGGgggaaggacgcaatccgcgtccctaacACGCAACTCTACGAGGCGAACGGATTAGGTATGACCCCGCCCCACTCAAGATGGCACGGCCcttaccatgtggcccaccttgatgtatatattctgtatccacgccgtccatccatttttttcagatcattttaggatatttaaccaaaaacgaagcagatcaaattatcaggtggaccacgctataggaaacagtgttgatcgaacacctaccattggAAAATTCTTAGAGCACACCTTAATGTTtaggtagtgtttatttgccaaccaATCTCTTGgcaaggtcacataaacctggatgaagggaaaaaaaacttatatcatgttgatccagaaTGTGAGTGACCCTCAAACAGTCAACCACCACTGTTTGgtagtttcctatggtatggtccacctgataattggatctgctttattttcgcTATAATTCCCTAATAtagaagaacggatggacggcgtggatataaaatacatacataaaggtggcccCAGGCCGCACCGTCTCGGGTGACGCCgagatctcacctaatccgctccactCTAATTTGGACGCGTATTTTCTGCGAAAGCTTCCGGCGAAAGCTAGAAGCTCCTACGCTGGAAACAGAGGTggagcccactgcgatgtttgtaaggaatctagtccattcatccgttttctgagctcattttcTGAAATCAAACCAAAATGAAGcaggattcaagactcaagtgggcatTACTAAAAGAGAAGATTAGAAAAAttgctaccgttgaaaccttcttggggtcgacagtgatatttacatgccatctataccgttcaggACCTCGTTCCCactgggattaactgaaaacacaaatattaacataattcacttctgtggccccatgaatatttcaactgtggatgttcaattctcacATCATCGGCCCACTTAAGCAATGGATCTggttcatttaaaaaaataaaaataaattgttagcttgttagtacaccccaggTCCCTCTACATGCATGCGGCTTTATGCGGACCATTGTTTGTTGGTAGGTTtaaacactgaggtcttggtatcgattacCCGGTGGCTACAAAGCTTGTACTAAGCTAAACCTTAAAAAAAAGTGTCTAGCTcgtgtcaaagctctatgggaCTGACCATAATTCgtctgtttta is a genomic window containing:
- the LOC131256885 gene encoding uncharacterized protein LOC131256885 isoform X2 codes for the protein MRSIVRAVRHVRSASRLRKGEAFLNGFGRRRQRILDNPVGVSSFLPSCSNELDRYLHHVMISRALYTPAAKETSEVTDVGGGGPLAEYERRIAAGELADGDSFQVDILRALQRLYDELVESADTCRLDRYAASEKAGRSRWLWSRFLPQASYSPVKGLYLYGGVGTGKTMMMDLFYDQLPSNWRKKRIHFHDFMLGVHSRLQVTDVADALILNRLFGHLFSKGVILVATSNRAPDSLYEGGLQRDLFLPFIATLKERCLVHEIGSSTDYRKMTSAEQGFYFVGLEYSGLLKKKFQQLIGQHVASPQVVEVVMGRKLQVPMGANGCAYFPFEELCDRPLGAADYFGLFKNFHTLALEGVPIFGMHNRTAAYRFVTLVDVMYENKGRLLCTAEASPTGLFDRIVTVADAQKMSPRTSSRSRKNDDSDLCVDNELGFAKDRTISRLTEMNSKEFLEQHAAMLLEKPSQEEAKEDHNAVQA
- the LOC131256885 gene encoding uncharacterized protein LOC131256885 isoform X1 gives rise to the protein MRSIVRAVRHVRSASRLRKGEAFLNGFGRRRQRILDNPVGVSSFLPSCSNELDRYLHHVMISRALYTPAAKETSEVTDVGGGGPLAEYERRIAAGELADGDSFQVDILRALQRLYDELVESADTCRLDRYAASEKAGRSRWLWSRFLPQASYSPVKGLYLYGGVGTGKTMMMDLFYDQLPSNWRKKRIHFHDFMLGVHSRLQRHKGVSDPLEVVAGEISDESILLCLDEFMVTDVADALILNRLFGHLFSKGVILVATSNRAPDSLYEGGLQRDLFLPFIATLKERCLVHEIGSSTDYRKMTSAEQGFYFVGLEYSGLLKKKFQQLIGQHVASPQVVEVVMGRKLQVPMGANGCAYFPFEELCDRPLGAADYFGLFKNFHTLALEGVPIFGMHNRTAAYRFVTLVDVMYENKGRLLCTAEASPTGLFDRIVTVADAQKMSPRTSSRSRKNDDSDLCVDNELGFAKDRTISRLTEMNSKEFLEQHAAMLLEKPSQEEAKEDHNAVQA